The genomic stretch TTGAAAAAATGAACAGAATTTAAAGATAAAATCCTTAAAAGAAGAATATAATAAATATTTTGAACAAATTAAGCAATTAGATAAAGAAATTCTCCAAATACACAATCAGTTTATTTCGATTTTAAAATCTAAAAATGATTTTAAAGATTTAGTTATTGGTTTTAAACATAAATTTAGTGAGAAAAATTTTGTAATTAAATCATCAATGATTGAAAAGCAAAATTTAAATAAAGTCTATAGAAATATACAACTTTTTTATGGTATTAAAAGACTACCTTCATTAATTTTATTAAAAAGATACATTAAAAAATTTATTCTTAGTGAACTAATTTATGAAGCGCTCGAAAATGTTGGACTATTGAGATCTTTTGCATATCGTTACCCACATGAGTTCTCTGGTGGTCAAAGACAAAGAATTGCTATTGCTCGCGCTTTAATTGTTGAACCAAAAGTTATAATTGCTGATGAGCCAATTGCTTCCCTTGATATTTCTATTCAAGCACAAATTATTAACTTGCTAAAAAAATTGGTAAATGAAAAAAATCTTTCTCTCATTTTCATTGCTCACGACTTATCAGTTGTGGAATATATAGCCGATGAAGTTGCAATTATTCATGCTGGAAAGATTGTGGAAAAAGGAACAACAAAAGATATCTATAACAATCCAATCCATCCTTATACCATTAATTTATTAAATTCAATTCCTAAGATTTCAAATGCACATATTCCTTTTAAATCAACTTTATTTGATAATAAATATTTATTAGATCAAGCATTTCCAAATATAATTCAAGAAGTTCAAGTTAGTGAAAATCACTTTGTTTATGGCACAGAAAGACAGGTCAAAGTTTGGCAACACCAAGCTAGAAAAAATGTCTAGATTTCTTAATTTTTATAATCACAAAATAAAACGAAACTTTGGTTTTGGTGCTATTTTTGCGATCATTTTTTGATCGCTTTTATTATTTATTTTATTTTTATTATTAGTATTTTTAAAGAAACACACTTGATATAACGCACTTTCTGTGGTCGCTGTTATTCTAATTGCAATTAGTCTTTTGGCTACAGTTGTGAGACTTGGACTTTTTAGTTCTTATTCTTTTTCTTATAATAGTTCAAATTTAAGATCAACGAGAAAATTAAAAAACACAACCAATCCTAAATTACAAGGACAACCTTTAAGTTCTCAGGAATTAAAAGATAAAAAAAAGCAAAAATCACTGATACCAATTCTTTTAGGTTTTACAATTGGTGTGATTTTGCTTATTGTAAGTTTACCTTTTATTTTTTAGTTTGCAAATGGATGTTATAGTGTTAAGTTATAAAAAATGTGTTTATAAATTTTTGAATATTAACACTAAATAACTCTTTAACTACAAGGTATAAAAATTAAATTGTGTAAATAAAAAGATAGATTTTATTGAGTTAAAATTTCTCATATTCCTTTTGTATTATTTCATTTAATTATTTGATGTTCACCCTTGCGTCTTAGAAGTTCTAAATTTCTTTCGCCATCTTTTCCTGAAACTTTATATTTATCACTAATTTGTTTTGCTAATTTCTTTTTTGTGGTTTTTCCACCCACTTCTGTGACTCATTGTTTAACACTTGTTTTCAAGTCTTCAATATCAATAGTACTTTCCCAAGCTACTTTTCTTCCTGAGTTTTTTCTTTCTTTACTTTTAGTTTCATTTTGGTTATCTTTTTTTGTTTTACTTTTTTTTGTTGTTCCTTTCGCTTTTTTCTTTTTTTGTTTTTTCTTTTCTTCTTCTTTATTTGCCTCTTGCTGTTGTTTTTGTTTTTTTGCAATTCTTGGTGATTTTCTAAGTGTTTGGGTAGTATCGGTTTGAGCGTATTGTGTACTTTTTGAATCTTCAGATGGTGTATATGACCACTCAAGTGTTTTCTCTCCCAGATAACCTACTGGTAAGCTTTCTTTGTCAAAAAATATTGGATATAATTCCTCTTGACTTTTAAACCCATAAAAACTTAGAGTATTTGTAAAAAGCCTTTCTCTTAACTCTCTATCAAGACGCTCATTTGCAGTTTCTACTTTTGCTTTTGGTGCTTCTTTGGAATCTACACTTTTGGCATCTTCTGTTTGTTTTTCTTGTTTGTTTTTGCTCTCTTGTTGGTTTGTAGATTCTACCTGTGGTTTGGTTGGCTGATCTACTTGTGGATCTTTACTTTCTTGGTTAGTACCTTCTTGTTCTGCTTCCTGAAAATTTGTTGCTTGAATCAAACTAGTAGATTTGTGTTCTACTAATTTCCTCGCTGCAATATTTGATTTTTGAATACCAAAAAATAAACCTAATCCAAGCGCTATTGTCCCACCTAAAATAGCTGAAATTAGTTTTAATTTTCTTTTCATTTTCCTCCTTGTTAAATTTATCTTTTTTAAAATTATAATTTATTATAACATTAAAAAACAAAGGGCTAATTCTTGTGTGCTGCTAAAAAATTATTTTTCCTTTATTTTTATAGGTTTTTTAGCAAAAAAATTTTTTAAAAAATAATTAAAAAGATAGAGGAGGTTATTATGTCGTTAAGATTTTAAAAAAATAAAAAATAAAAAAGATAGACCAGGTATAAATAATTAATTTGTTAAATTTTTGTTTATTTTTTGGGTTATTTCTCTAATTGTTTATTTTGTTGTTTATTTCTTAATATTGAAAATAAAATGCAGTAAATTTTTTTACATTATTTAATAATGATGAAAGGTGAAAATATGAGTGATAAAGACTTTTTTGATCGTTTAATGGACTGAGTTGATGAAACTATTGAGAGGAAAATTAAAACATCAAAACGTGTTAAACACATTGATATCTCAGATACAAGCTCTAAATCCAGCTTTACTTATATTTGTGTCATTAGCTCAGGCAAAAAGACTAAAAAAGAAAATGTTAAAAAAAGAAAAAAAGACTAATTTACAAATGTTTATATTTTTTAATTTAAAAACATAAAAAATATTATAAAATTATGTCTAAG from Mesomycoplasma conjunctivae encodes the following:
- a CDS encoding DUF3899 domain-containing protein; the encoded protein is MSRFLNFYNHKIKRNFGFGAIFAIIFWSLLLFILFLLLVFLKKHTWYNALSVVAVILIAISLLATVVRLGLFSSYSFSYNSSNLRSTRKLKNTTNPKLQGQPLSSQELKDKKKQKSLIPILLGFTIGVILLIVSLPFIF